The Glandiceps talaboti chromosome 9, keGlaTala1.1, whole genome shotgun sequence genome window below encodes:
- the LOC144440455 gene encoding zinc finger HIT domain-containing protein 2-like encodes MADNKNSDTSCGLLLADNGEQDRVTCKLCLKQFSKYTCPRCNIGYCSIACYKSEQHSSCSEQFYKECFMEALKEQRGSDEEKRKMLEMLKRVEDEHNDLDSDDEHVESIEERIAGLDLDRDTDALWEKLTAGEKKEFQSLIKEGNIENLVEVWEPWWNKQDKKLIEEFDFKEDPKEDLHQETECRCPAVLENIPKLTELLKSRKPADRVQFNLIEILFTYAYIVRLYNGSHFDLPLQSVQSILNISLVLSENQTHGSTVEAVHSAIHRINQEKSLTSSVSFTISTLVDVIKILTGPNKREPVLYVLAALSDLHRLLTSAKKVNEKEHKLTSNRSDRSEHGTMNMKTLLFHAKKKVVFLLSWCGCHGDLLKPLALEVHMEYVSMATEHDQQQQLQHKIEDTWGDTKPPRQVKKLIEEI; translated from the exons ATGGCGGACAACAAAAACAGTGACACCTCCTGTGGGTTACTTTTGGCGGATAATGGAGAGCAAGACAGAGTTACGTGCaaatt GTGTTTGAAGCAGTTCTCAAAGTACACATGTCCACGGTGCAATATTGGGTATTGTTCCATTGCTTGCTATAAAAGTGAG CAACACTCATCATGTTCTGAGCAGTTTTACAAAGAATGTTTTATGGAAGCATTAAAAGAACAGAGAGGAAG TGATGAGGAAAAGAGGAAGATGCTAGAGATGTTGAAGAGAGTTGAAGATGAACACAATGATCTCGATAGTGATGATGAACATGTAGAATCTATAGAAGAAAGAATAGCTGGGTTAGATTTAG ATAGAGATACagatgcattgtgggaaaaaTTGACTGCTGGAGAAAAGAAGGAATTTCAATCTTTGATTAAAGAAGGAAACATAGAGAATCTGGTGGAAGTCTGGGAACCATGGTGGAATAAACAG gaTAAAAAATTAATTGAGGAGTTTGACTTCAAAGAAGACCCTAAGGAAGATTTACATCAAGAAACAGAATGTCGGTGTCCAGCTGTACTTGAAAATATTCCAAAGCTAACTGAACTTTTAAAAAGTAGGAAACCTGCAGACCGTGTACAATTTAATCTCATAGAAATACT TTTTACCTATGCCTATATTGTTAGATTGTACAATGGCTCACACTTTGATCTCCCTTTACAATCTGTACAG AGTATCTTGAATATTTCATTAGTTTTATCTGAAAACCAAACACACGGAAGTACAGTAGAAGCCGTACATAGTGCAATACACAGAATTAATCAG GAGAAATCTCTCACCAGCAGTGTATCATTTACAATTTCAACACTGGTAGATGTAATAAAAATCCTAACGGGACCAAACAAAAGAGAACCTGTGTTATATGTACTAGCTGCCTTATCTGATTTACACAGACTACTCACGTCAGCCAAGAAAGTAAATGAAAAAG AACATAAACTGACAAGTAACAGGAGTGATAGAAGTGAACATGGTACTATGAATAtgaaaacacttttatttcatgcTAAAAAGAAAGTGGTCTTTCTTCTGTCTTGGTGTGGTTGCCATGGGGATCTACTGAAACCACTGGCACTGGAAGTCCACATGGAATATG tttctatggcaacagaACATGACCAACAGCAGCAGCTTCAGCACAAAATAGAAGATACCTGGGGTGACACTAAACCCCCTAGGCAAGTGAAAAAACTCATTGAAGAAATCTGA